gttctgaaggcaaaagggggtccaacccgttactagcatggggtacctaataaagtggccggtgagtatatatatacacacataatacacataatatgacatgacatgacaaggTGAGcaatgatattattattattattattattattatacattaaaaacatgagACACATAGAAAgacataatatattttatataaaaacaaaattctctcaaaccccccccacacacactcagacacacacgcacagacacacacacacacacacacacacacacacacacacacacacacctgtcattATATATACATGATATTTTTACACACCCCTTATTGGACCCAGATCTTGGTTTTGAAAACCACACACTGTCTTAATTACTGTCCCATTGTAATTGTCCTCTGTCCTCCCTGCTGTGTGTGAAGGAGGACAGACGGGACAGTTCCTTCTCCTTTACTAAGCAGAGACACGGACTGGTCCCGGTGTCCTCGAGGAGCCGGAGTCTCCAGGACCTGCACTTCTTCAGGACGGCTCAGCCGTACAGACTCAAGGTGGgtgcccccccacccaccccccaggaaaaataaaaaataataacttctCCAGAACGGCTCAGCCTCTTACTTCTCTATATTGTAGGACCAGGATGTGCCCCTTGGGAGCAGTGCCCCCCCCCCGGCGAGCGGCCTGGGCACCCCCCCTCTGCTCATCCCCTTTAACTCCAACGACGTGTTCGTGTGGGCGGTGCTGCACCAGCGCCAGCAGATGGCGCTGTTCCTGTGGCAGCACGGCGAGGAGGCGCTGGCCCGGGCCACGGTGGCCTGTAAGCTCTACCGCTCCATGGCCGCCGAGGCGCGGCAGAGCAACATGGACGACAACGTCTCGGAGAGGTTCAGGACGTATTCTCTGTGAGTCTCTTCACCTTcagtcagccaatcagacaccACTGTgcatcagccaatcagacaccACTGTgcatcagccaatcagaatgtATTTACATAGCACTGTAAATCAACCTGTCAGtcacatggtctccagttagcgttagctaccgatcacatgtctctctgtctctgtgtctctgtgtctctgtctcctgtctttgtgtatctgtctctgtgtctttgtctcctgtttcctgtcactgtgtctctgtctctgtgtctctgtctctgcgtttttctgtctctttgcgtctctgtctctctatctctgtctctttgtctctgtctctgtgtctcctgcCTCTTTGTCACTGTgccttgtctctgtgtctctctttccctgtttctcctgtctctgtttctctgtctcgtGTCTatgtatctgtctctgtgtctttgtctcctgtctcctttcactgtgtctctgtctctgcgtCTCTGTGTCTCCTGTCTCTTTGTCACTGTgtattgtctctgtgtgtcctgtctctgtgtctctgtctctgcgtctctctgtctctctgcatctctgtctctctatctttgtctctttgtctctttgtctctgtgtctctttgacACTGTgtcttgtctctgtgtctgtctctgtgtctcaggGAGTTTGGCCAGCTGGCGGTGGACCTGTTGGACCGAGCGTTTCTGCAGAACGAGCAGATGGCGATGAAGCTGCTGACGGCGGAGATGGAGGCGTGGAGCCGCTTCACCTGTCTGCAGATGGCGGTGTCCTCCAGTCACCGGCCGTTCGTCTCGCACTCCTGCACGCAGACGCTGCTCACAGATCTCTGGACCGGCTCACTCAACATGAGGAAGAACTCCTTCCTCAAGGTAAAATAGAGCGAGGAAGAACTCTTTCCTCACTGTTAAATAgagcgaggaaaaactccttccTCACGGTAAAATAGAGTCCAGGAAGAACTCTTTCCTCACGGTAAAATAGAGCCGAGGAAGAACTCCTTCCTCACGGTAAAATAGAGCGAGGAAGAACTCTTTCCTCACGGTAAAATAGAGCGAGGAATAACTCCTTCCTCACGGTAAAATAGAGCCGAGGAATAACTCCTTCCTCACGGTAAAATAGATGAGGAAGAACTCCTTCCTCACGGTAAAATAGAGCCGAGGAATAACTCCTTCCTCACGGTAAAATAGAGCCGAGGAAGAACTCCTTCCTCACGGTAAAATAGAGCGAGGAAGAACTCCTTCCTCAAGGTAAAATAGAGCGAGGAAGAACTCCTTCCTCACGGTAAAATAGAGCGATATATACTTTGATATTAATAGTAGTCTACATGACATACTTTGATATTtatacatagtatagtaggtaGGTAGCTgccacttttttgttttctgagtaaaaaacttttttgttcttcatctttttccacacttttgttgctttgccCGAtaatttttccacttttattctTTAAGTAGGTGGTCTGCATGACCTACAGGACCCCCTTTGATATTTACACAAGTCTACGTGACCCCCTTTGATATTTATACCAGTCTACGTGACCCCCTTTGATGTGTTGACGCCAGTGTTGTTGTCTATCTCTGTTCCAGATCATTCTGAGCCTGCTTCTGCCCCCCGCCATCCTGCTGCTGGAGTTTAAAAGTGAAGCAGAAATGTGCCACGTCCCGCAGTCCCACGAGGCCTTGCTGTTCGGTCTGGAGTCCGTGAAGTCGCCGCCCGTCCCCGATGGAGCCAATCACGTGGTAGTGACCCGCCGGCAGGACACTCGCCCAGCGCCGCTCTCCCAGCCTAGAGCAGAGTGGAGGCC
Above is a window of Etheostoma cragini isolate CJK2018 unplaced genomic scaffold, CSU_Ecrag_1.0 ScbMSFa_2582, whole genome shotgun sequence DNA encoding:
- the LOC117940452 gene encoding transient receptor potential cation channel subfamily M member 7-like, producing the protein MALFLWQHGEEALARATVACKLYRSMAAEARQSNMDDNVSERFRTYSLEFGQLAVDLLDRAFLQNEQMAMKLLTAEMEAWSRFTCLQMAVSSSHRPFVSHSCTQTLLTDLWTGSLNMRKNSFLKIILSLLLPPAILLLEFKSEAEMCHVPQSHEALLFGLESVKSPPVPDGANHVVVTRRQDTRPAPLSQPRAEW